The DNA region CCTCTCCCTGCCCGGTAACGGCAGTCTGCTGGCCACCCACGCCGACCGCGAACAGCTGTTCCTGGAGGCGGGACGCCGCATCGTCGATATCACCAAACGTTACTACGAAGGTAACGACGCCAGTCTGCTGCCCCGCAATATCGCCAACTACGCGGCCTTCGAGAACGCAATGACCCTGGATATCGCCATGGGCGGCTCCACCAACACCATCCTGCACCTGCTGGCCGCGGCGCAAGAGGCCGAGCTCGATTTCGGGCTGGCAGAGATCGACGCCCTCTCACGCAAGGTGCCTCAGCTGTGCAAGGTGGCACCCAACACGCCCCTCTACCACATGGAGGATGTGCACCGAGCCGGCGGCATTATGGCGATCCTGGGCGAGCTCGACCGCGCCGGCCTGCTCAATGCTGATATCCCCACCGTCCACAGTGCCACTCTCCGCGAGGCACTCGAGCAGTGGGACATCATGCGCAGCCAGGATCCCGCCACCCACAAATGGTACCTCGCCGGCCCCGCCGGCATTCCCACCCAGCAGGCCTTCAGTCAGGATTGCCGCTGGGACAGCCTCGATACTGACCGGGCGGGTGGCTGCATTCGTGACCTCGAGCACGCCTATTCCCAAGAGGGGGGGCTGGCGGTCCTGCATGGCAACATCGCCGAGAACGGCTGCGTGGTCAAAACCGCCGGCGTGGACGAAAGCATTCTGGTGTTTGAGGGCCGCGCCCGGATTTTCGAGAGTCAGGATGCCGCCGTGCGCGGTATTCTCGATGACCAGATCGTCGCCGGTGATGTGGTGGTGATTCGTTACGAGGGCCCCAAGGGGGGACCGGGTATGCAGGAGATGCTCTACCCCACCAGTTACCTCAAGTCCAAGGGGCTGGGCAAGGTCTGTGCCCTGCTGACCGATGGCCGCTTCTCCGGCGGTACCTCGGGTCTCTCCATTGGCCACGTGTCCCCGGAGGCCGCTTCCGGGGGTGCCATCGGCCTGGTGGAGGAGGGGGACCGGATCCTTATAGACATCCCCGCCCGCACCATCAACCTGCAGATCAGCGACGAGGAGATGGCCGCTCGCCGGGCCGCCATGGATGCCAGGGGTCGCGATGGCTGGAAACCGACTCAACCCCGCGAGCGCAAGGTGAGCACCGCCCTCAAGGCCTATGCCGCGATGGCCACCAGCGCCGACCGCGGCGGAGTGCGCGACCTCAGCCAACTCGACTAGCGCGCATGCCGGCACACCCACAGGGCGCCCCTCAGGCGCCCTGTTTTTTTGGTTAGTTCCCCACCCCGGCCAGCTCAATCCCCTTGAGGGCCAGTTTCAAGGCCAGGAACCACATCAGCAGCCAGACCCCGATATCGACCAGTTTCCATACCAGAGGGCGATCGAGCCAGGGGGCCAGCCTGGCCGCCCCCAGCCCCAGCCCGTAAAACCAGAACAGCGAGGCGCAGACTGCCCCGAGGGCAAAATAGAGCCGTTCATCGCCCTGGTATTGCCCGCCGATGGAGCCCAACACCACCACCGTATCGAGGTAGACATGGGGGTTCAGCAGAGTCACCGCCAGCGCTCCGGCCAGTACCGAACGCAGGCTGCTGAGCGGAATGCTGGACTCCCGCAACTGCTGGGGCTGCAGGGCACTGCGCAGCGATAGCCCGCCATACCAGGCCAGGAACAGCGCACCGCCCCAACAAGCAACCTGAATCCACAGTGGGTTACTGGAGACCAGGGTGCCCACCCCCATCACCCCCACCAGGATCAGCACCAGATCGCAAACCGCACAGAGGGTCGCCACCCAGAAGGGGTAGCGTCGGCGCAGACCGCTGGTGAGGACGTAGGCGTTCTGGGCCCCGATCGGGATAATCATGCTGGCACCCAGCCCCAGCCCGGTTAAATAGGCACTCATACTCGCCCGGCTCCTTCAGGTTGTTCATCACTGGCTTCAGCATAAAGAGGAGGCATGATAAATTAAAACTAATAGCACTAATGGTTTATTAATTTTTATTATGATGGATTACAAATTGGTGGAGGCCGTTGCGGCGGTGATCGAGTGCGGCGGTTTCGAAAAGGCCGCCCAGCGCCTTAACCTCACCCAGTCTGCGGTGTCCCAGCGGGTGCGGCTGCTGGAGGAGCGAATGGCGACTCCGCTGATCATCCGCGCCACACCACCCCAGGCCACCGACAGCGGCCTGCGCTTGCTGCGTCACTACCAACAGGTGCATACCCTGGAGCTGAGTCTGGTGGATGAACTCTCCCCCCAGGCCTCGGCCCAGTACAAAACGCTCTCCATCGGGATCAACGCCGACAGCCTGGCGACCTGGTTCCTCGACAGCATTGCCGACGAATGTCGCCAGCAGCGCCTGCTACTGGACCTGCACAGCGCGGACGAGAGCGTGACCCTGGGCATGCTACGACGGGGACAGGTGATCGGCTGCATCAGTTCCAGCGCCGAGCCGATCCAGGGCTGTCGTATCGAGCCCCTGGGGCGCATGGCCTACATCGCGGTGGCCACCCCGGCGTTTATCCGCCACCATTTTCCCAGGGGCGTCTGCGCGGAGGGGCTTCGCGGCGCCCCCACGGTGATTTTTAACCTCGACGATCGGCTGCAGGAACGTTACCTGCAGCAGCATTTCCAGCTGCAACCCGGGGAATACCCCCACCACCTGCTGCCCTCGACCCAGGCTTTTGCCGATGCCGCACAGCTCGGTATCGCCTATAGCCTGGTGCCCCGGCTGCAGGTAGAGCGCCAGCTTCGCGAGGGATCCCTGCAGGAGCTGGCCCCCGGACGGGCTGTCTACAGCGAGCTCTACTGGCACTACTGGAATATCCGCAGCCCGCTGCTGGATCGCCTCAGTCGTACCCTGATTCGCGAGGCAGGCTCGCGTCTGCTGCCCATAAAGGGCTAGACCGAGTTAGGACTCAGCCCGGTCGAGCACCAGGTAGCTGTATCTCAAGGGAGGCTCATCTTCGCTGAAGTGATCCTCCCGTTGTACCTCCCGCCACTGGGCCGGATCGAGTTCAGGAAACCAGGCGTCCCCTTCAAAGCTCTGGTACACCCGGGTCAGATAGATCCTTTCTGCCTTTGAGAGCGCCAACCGATAGATCTGCTCGCCACCGATCACCATCATCTCCGGCTGGCCATTGATCAGACCGACACTCTCGGCCCGTTCAATCGCCTGCTCCAGACTCTGCACCACCTGGACCCCCTCGGGCTGGTAGTGAGCGTTCCGGCTGATCACGATATTGGTTCGTCCCGGCAGTGGCTTGCGCAGGGACTCGAAGGTTTTGCGCCCCATAATGACCGGTTTGCCCAGGGTCACCGCTTTGAAGTAACGCAGATCACCGGGTAGGTACCAGGGCAGTTTGTTATTGATGCCGATAGCTCCATTTTCAGCTACCGCAGCGATCATCGCTATTTTCATAGAGGCGCTCATCCGGTCAAAGAGGTGGGCGCAAGGATAACCAGCGTGTTGACTGCAAACAAGAGTGCACTCGAGCGTTGTTTCTGTTCTAGACTTAGTAACGCTTGCTATTAACCGCTGGAAAGGAACCCCCATGCAAATCTTAAGATCCCCCCGTTTACTCATTAGCTCGCTGATTTTATTCCTGCTCGGTGGCTGTGCTACCGAAGGCCCCTGGTATACCGACTGGCGCAACTGTGCCATGGCCGGTGCCGCTGTAGTGGGCGGTGCCGTAGCTGCCGACGACAAAGACTCTGCCCTCGGTGCGGCGGCAGGTGGCGCCATTGTCAGCGGTTTGATCTGCGCCGCCATCGATACCACGCCACCGGACTCTGATGGCGATGGCGTTACCGATGACAAGGACCAGTGTCCAGCCACTCCCATGGGAGCCAAGGTTGATGCCGTTGGCTGTGAGCTGGATAGCGATGGCGACGGTGTGGTTGACCGCCTCGACCAGTGCCCCAACACACCGCGTGGAACCCAGGTCGATCGTTACGGGTGCCCGGTGAAAAAAGCACCCCCTCCTGCACCGGTAGTGATGGACAGTGACGAGGATGGCGTACCCGATGATCGTGACTTCTGCCCGGATACCGAAAAAGGGGTTGTGGTGAACGTGATCGGTTGTGACTCCACCAAGCCAACCCTGTTGCGTGGCGTTAACTTCGAGTATGACTCCGCAGAGATCAAGGGCGAGTCCTATGCCATTCTTGATGATGCCGCCGACCGCTTGCGTCTGTTCCCGGAGGTGAAGGTCGAGATCGTGGGCTACACCGACAGCATCGGTAGCGAAGTCTACAATCAGGGCCTCTCTGAACGACGGGCAGAATCCGTGCGTTACTACCTGGTCAGCAAAGGCGTTAAGGACGATAACATCAAAGCCATTGGCCTTGGTGAGCAATACCCCATCGCCGATAACGCAACCGCAGCGGGACGCGCAGAAAACCGACGCATCGAGATTCGGGTAGCAAACTGAGCCCTAAGGGCTAATTAACGGCACCTTCGGGTGCCGTTTTTTATGCGCGCTCGTTACACTAGGCGGATCAGCAAGGGCAGGACATCAGCTTGAAAAAACGTATCTATATCGCTTACACCGGCGGCACCATCGGCATGCATCGTTCGCCCAAAGGCTACGTGGTTATGCCGGGATTTGCCCGCCTGATTGAGGAGAAGATCCCTCCGCGCCTTTCAGGCGAGATGCCCGACTACGATCTGCACGAATACCCGAACCAGATCGACAGCAGCAACATCGTACCCGCCGACTGGCTGGCGATCGCGAGGGACATCGCCAGTCGCTACCATGACTACGATGGCTTTGTGGTGCTGCACGGTACCGACACCATGGCCTACACCGCCTCCGCCCTCAGCTTCATGCTGCAGGGGCTCGCCAAGCCGGTGATCGTAACCGGCTCCCAGATCCCCCTCAGCGAAACCCGTAATGATGCCCAGGACAATCTGGTGACGGCCATTGAACTGGCTTGTGGCTTCGCCATTCCCGAGGTGTGCCTCTACTTCAACGGGCGGCTGCTCAGGGGCAACCGCAGTCTCAAGGTTAAAGCCACCGGCTTTGACGCCTTTGACAGCCCCAACTACCCCTGGCTGGCACAGATCGGGATTCATATCGAACCCAACCACAATGCCCTGATGAAGGCCCCCGCGGCCACCCGTTTCGAGTTGCCCGATGACTACGCCACCAACCGGGTGATCCCGATCCAGCTGTTCCCCGGTATCAGTGGTGAGCTGATCGATGCCGTCACGACGCTCAACTGCCGGGGGCTTATCCTGCGCAGCTACGGGGTTGGTAATGCCCCCGACAACGATCCCGGCCTGCTCAATGCCCTGGCGCGGGCCAATGCCCGGGGCACCATCATACTCAACCTGAGCCAGTGCCTGCAGGGAGGGGTGCATCAGGGCAGCTACGCGACCGGTTCCGCACTGTCCAGTGCGGGAGTTATCAGTGGCGGTGACATGACCCTTGAGGCCGCGTTCACCAAGTTACATCACTTGTTCGCCTGTGGTCTGGAGGAGCAGAAGATACGCGAGTTGATGGCGCGCAACCTGTGCGGGGAGTTGAGCGAACACACCAGCTGAAGCGATCATTGAGTTTTCCAGACCACCGCCTATGCTGGTTCCATGGAATGGAGATCGATCTGGATTGGGTCACTGATACTGCTGCTGGCTGGCTGTACGGCAGAGCAGAGATTCCGCCCGGAAAACCTGGCCAAGAGTGACCTCGACTTCATCGCCGACAGCCAGCTTGCCCAGATTGACCAACACCTGCAGCGGTTAATGCAGAAGCTTTACCGACGCAATCCAAGGGAGTTGGCCAAGACCCCCCAGGCCACCATCGCCAGCCGCACTCAACTGCTGTTTGACCTGCCTCCGCCACTGATCTTTGATGAGTTGGGGGGGCGCCAGTCGATCGACGCCATGCTACTGGCTCTCGACCCCGGATTCCGGGGGGATCGGGTATTCGCGCTGATGGTGGGGCTGACCGGTATGCTGCTCCAGGCCTACGACAACAAGTCGGAGTTTTTCCTGCTCGACCGGCTCGATGAGCAAAAACTCTATAACAGTGCTCGCAACATTGAGGTGTTGGCATGGCGCTTGAGAACCCGGGTGGATGTCACCGGTGCTCCCCTGATCCTCACCAACAGTCTCGATCCCCAGATGCCTAACCTCAGCTTCGAGCGTCTATTTGGCCAACTGATCGCTCTGCAAGACAGCATCGCCCAGGCCGTTGCCCAACGCAATCAGCGCACCATCAACCGGTTGGTACATGGGCTGGCGACCAGCTTTTTGCCGATCTAGGGTCAGGAGGCGGCGCCCCGCCCCTGCAACATACCGGCGATCTTTTGGGGCACCCCAACAAGGGACTCCAGCGACTGGGGCCGGCTCATCCAGTAGCCCTGGGCGATATCGCAACGATACGCCTCCAGACGGTGGTACTGATCCTCATCCTCGACCCCTTCGGCGACCACCTCCAGCTCCAGCTTATGGGCCATCGCGATGATCGCCTCGACGATCATCTGGTCGCTGCGGTCCCAGCTCAGGGTCTGGATAAAACTGCGATCGATCTTCAGCTTATTGATCGGCAGGCGTTTAACGTACGCCAGAGAGGAGTAGCCGGTGCCAAAGTCATCGATCGCGATCCCTATCCCCAGGGCCTGGACCCGGTTCAATATGCCGATCGCCTCATCCAGGTCACGCATCAGCACCGACTCGGTGATTTCGAGCTCCAGACGCCCCCTGCCAATACCGTGCTCCAGCACAGTGGCCTCGATTCGGGACAGCAGTTCGGGATCAGAGAACTGGGCCGGCGAGAGGTTGACGGCAATCATGCAGCCATCCCCCAGCAGCGCCTGCTCGTCACGTAACAGTCGGCAAGCCTCACGGATCACCCGGTAACCGATTTCACGAATCAAGCCAGACTGTTCCGCCACTCCGATAAAAGCATCGGGGTAGAGCAGCCCCTGCTGGGGATGACGCCAGCGGATAAGCGCCTCATACCCCATCACCTGGCGGGCAGTGAAGCTCACCAGCGGTTGCAAGTGGAGCTCAAACTGCTCAAGCTCCAGCGCCGATCTCAAGTCCTCCTCAATCCGCATCCGCTGGACTAGCTGGTCGCGCATGGCGTCATTGAACAGACGATACTGATGCTTTCCCTCACGCTTGG from Aestuariirhabdus litorea includes:
- the ilvD gene encoding dihydroxy-acid dehydratase; its protein translation is MPDYRSKTSTHGRNMAGARALWRATGVKGEDFGKPIIAVVNSFTQFVPGHVHLKDLGQLVAREIEKAGGIAKEFNTIAVDDGIAMGHDGMLYSLPSREVIADSVEYMANAHCADALVCISNCDKITPGMLMAALRLNIPAVFVSGGPMEAGKTKLAGDLIKLDLVDAMVAAVDPNVSDADAAEYERSACPTCGSCSGMFTANSMNCLTEALGLSLPGNGSLLATHADREQLFLEAGRRIVDITKRYYEGNDASLLPRNIANYAAFENAMTLDIAMGGSTNTILHLLAAAQEAELDFGLAEIDALSRKVPQLCKVAPNTPLYHMEDVHRAGGIMAILGELDRAGLLNADIPTVHSATLREALEQWDIMRSQDPATHKWYLAGPAGIPTQQAFSQDCRWDSLDTDRAGGCIRDLEHAYSQEGGLAVLHGNIAENGCVVKTAGVDESILVFEGRARIFESQDAAVRGILDDQIVAGDVVVIRYEGPKGGPGMQEMLYPTSYLKSKGLGKVCALLTDGRFSGGTSGLSIGHVSPEAASGGAIGLVEEGDRILIDIPARTINLQISDEEMAARRAAMDARGRDGWKPTQPRERKVSTALKAYAAMATSADRGGVRDLSQLD
- a CDS encoding LysE/ArgO family amino acid transporter, with product MSAYLTGLGLGASMIIPIGAQNAYVLTSGLRRRYPFWVATLCAVCDLVLILVGVMGVGTLVSSNPLWIQVACWGGALFLAWYGGLSLRSALQPQQLRESSIPLSSLRSVLAGALAVTLLNPHVYLDTVVVLGSIGGQYQGDERLYFALGAVCASLFWFYGLGLGAARLAPWLDRPLVWKLVDIGVWLLMWFLALKLALKGIELAGVGN
- a CDS encoding LysR family transcriptional regulator ArgP, yielding MMDYKLVEAVAAVIECGGFEKAAQRLNLTQSAVSQRVRLLEERMATPLIIRATPPQATDSGLRLLRHYQQVHTLELSLVDELSPQASAQYKTLSIGINADSLATWFLDSIADECRQQRLLLDLHSADESVTLGMLRRGQVIGCISSSAEPIQGCRIEPLGRMAYIAVATPAFIRHHFPRGVCAEGLRGAPTVIFNLDDRLQERYLQQHFQLQPGEYPHHLLPSTQAFADAAQLGIAYSLVPRLQVERQLREGSLQELAPGRAVYSELYWHYWNIRSPLLDRLSRTLIREAGSRLLPIKG
- a CDS encoding dihydrofolate reductase — its product is MKIAMIAAVAENGAIGINNKLPWYLPGDLRYFKAVTLGKPVIMGRKTFESLRKPLPGRTNIVISRNAHYQPEGVQVVQSLEQAIERAESVGLINGQPEMMVIGGEQIYRLALSKAERIYLTRVYQSFEGDAWFPELDPAQWREVQREDHFSEDEPPLRYSYLVLDRAES
- a CDS encoding OmpA family protein → MQILRSPRLLISSLILFLLGGCATEGPWYTDWRNCAMAGAAVVGGAVAADDKDSALGAAAGGAIVSGLICAAIDTTPPDSDGDGVTDDKDQCPATPMGAKVDAVGCELDSDGDGVVDRLDQCPNTPRGTQVDRYGCPVKKAPPPAPVVMDSDEDGVPDDRDFCPDTEKGVVVNVIGCDSTKPTLLRGVNFEYDSAEIKGESYAILDDAADRLRLFPEVKVEIVGYTDSIGSEVYNQGLSERRAESVRYYLVSKGVKDDNIKAIGLGEQYPIADNATAAGRAENRRIEIRVAN
- the ansA gene encoding asparaginase, translated to MKKRIYIAYTGGTIGMHRSPKGYVVMPGFARLIEEKIPPRLSGEMPDYDLHEYPNQIDSSNIVPADWLAIARDIASRYHDYDGFVVLHGTDTMAYTASALSFMLQGLAKPVIVTGSQIPLSETRNDAQDNLVTAIELACGFAIPEVCLYFNGRLLRGNRSLKVKATGFDAFDSPNYPWLAQIGIHIEPNHNALMKAPAATRFELPDDYATNRVIPIQLFPGISGELIDAVTTLNCRGLILRSYGVGNAPDNDPGLLNALARANARGTIILNLSQCLQGGVHQGSYATGSALSSAGVISGGDMTLEAAFTKLHHLFACGLEEQKIRELMARNLCGELSEHTS